A stretch of Deltaproteobacteria bacterium DNA encodes these proteins:
- a CDS encoding alpha/beta hydrolase, producing MNGLHTLNLRDGLFTVHYYRHGKGAALVYLHGAGGLPAFTPDLELLSQQFAVTAPLHPGFGSTGEDHLHDEVLKFTLHTWDVLNALGIAEPILVGHSLGGMLAAEMATIEPRRVKKLVLIGATGLWLDDCPSADFFAMTPEELVNAVFSDPASELAQAFLSMPQNQQAANEVMIQRLKGFATAARFLWPLPDRGLGERLYRIKAPTLLLWGEDDKIVPPRYAQAFRTLLTGSEEVKIVTIPRAGHLPLLEQTRATTKAVFEFCLDWTS from the coding sequence ATGAACGGACTACACACCCTCAATTTGCGCGACGGATTGTTCACCGTACACTATTATCGACACGGAAAAGGCGCAGCGCTCGTTTATCTCCACGGCGCGGGCGGCTTGCCGGCCTTTACGCCGGATTTGGAGCTTTTATCCCAGCAGTTTGCCGTGACTGCGCCTTTGCACCCAGGCTTCGGCTCGACTGGAGAGGATCATCTCCATGACGAGGTGCTGAAGTTCACGCTGCACACGTGGGATGTGCTGAATGCGCTCGGTATCGCCGAACCCATTCTCGTCGGTCATTCGCTGGGTGGCATGTTGGCGGCGGAAATGGCGACCATCGAGCCTCGGCGAGTGAAAAAACTCGTACTCATCGGAGCTACCGGCTTATGGTTGGACGACTGCCCCAGTGCGGATTTCTTTGCCATGACGCCGGAAGAATTGGTGAACGCCGTCTTTTCCGATCCTGCCTCTGAGTTGGCGCAAGCGTTTCTTTCGATGCCGCAAAACCAACAGGCGGCCAACGAGGTCATGATTCAACGCCTCAAAGGGTTTGCCACCGCCGCGCGGTTTTTATGGCCGCTGCCGGATCGTGGACTCGGTGAGCGGCTCTATCGCATCAAAGCACCGACCCTCCTCTTGTGGGGCGAGGACGACAAGATCGTCCCTCCACGTTATGCCCAAGCCTTTCGCACGCTTTTGACCGGTAGTGAAGAGGTGAAGATCGTCACGATTCCCAGGGCGGGACACCTCCCCTTGTTAGAACAAACGCGGGCGACAACCAAAGCGGTTTTCGAGTTCTGCCTCGATTGGACCTCGTGA
- a CDS encoding LLM class flavin-dependent oxidoreductase encodes MKVNWFHLMPYRWLPEDFREKYRSVWVDIPSALWDSRKGHHLYNEYLDELEFAEKMGMDGICVNEHHSNGYGLMPSPNIMAACLARRTSRADLIVLGNSLALYNPPLRVAEEFAMLDCISGGRLVAGFPVGTSMDDNFAYGIVPTTLRERHYEAHDLIMKAWTTPEPFAFNGRYTKSRYVNIWPRPLQQPHPPVWVPGGGSVETWDWVLDRGYAYCYLSYFGYQHGKTVMDAFWEKVAEKGVEPNPYRAGFLQLVLVSETDAQAEKDYAKHVDYFFNRCLHVYSGFADAPGYRTEATIRAGLQAQVGAVADMFRYGLTWKEFIERGYIVAGSPATVRDRLTEAVKGLRIGQLMVLQQVGSMPKELVLKNTELFAKEVMPSIKKIWANEWQDHWRPKPIDNRAVPGEAVAD; translated from the coding sequence ATGAAAGTCAACTGGTTTCATTTAATGCCGTATCGCTGGTTGCCCGAGGACTTCCGAGAAAAATATCGCAGTGTCTGGGTCGATATCCCTAGTGCCTTGTGGGACTCTCGGAAAGGACACCATCTCTACAACGAGTATCTCGACGAATTGGAATTCGCCGAGAAGATGGGCATGGATGGCATTTGCGTGAACGAGCACCATTCCAACGGCTACGGGCTTATGCCGTCTCCGAACATTATGGCGGCGTGCCTCGCGCGACGGACTTCGCGCGCCGACCTGATCGTCCTCGGTAATAGCCTGGCGCTATACAATCCCCCACTCCGTGTGGCGGAAGAGTTCGCCATGCTCGATTGCATCTCCGGCGGCCGCTTGGTGGCGGGGTTCCCGGTCGGCACTTCGATGGATGACAATTTCGCGTACGGCATCGTACCGACAACCCTGCGCGAGCGACATTACGAAGCCCACGATCTGATTATGAAGGCGTGGACGACGCCGGAACCGTTCGCTTTCAACGGCCGCTATACCAAGAGTCGTTACGTCAACATCTGGCCGCGGCCACTGCAACAACCCCACCCTCCGGTCTGGGTGCCGGGCGGCGGTTCGGTCGAAACCTGGGACTGGGTGCTCGATCGCGGCTACGCGTATTGTTACCTCTCGTACTTCGGCTACCAGCACGGCAAGACGGTGATGGATGCGTTCTGGGAGAAGGTAGCGGAGAAAGGAGTGGAACCGAATCCCTACCGTGCCGGGTTTCTCCAACTCGTTCTCGTCTCCGAGACGGACGCGCAGGCGGAAAAGGATTACGCCAAGCACGTCGACTACTTCTTCAACCGTTGCTTGCACGTGTACTCCGGCTTCGCCGATGCGCCGGGTTATCGCACCGAGGCGACCATCCGCGCCGGGCTCCAAGCCCAAGTCGGTGCCGTCGCCGATATGTTTCGCTACGGTCTCACCTGGAAAGAATTTATCGAGCGCGGGTATATCGTCGCCGGCTCGCCCGCTACCGTTCGTGACCGATTGACGGAAGCCGTCAAAGGGCTGCGTATCGGCCAATTGATGGTGCTTCAACAAGTCGGCTCGATGCCAAAGGAACTCGTGCTAAAGAATACGGAACTGTTTGCCAAAGAAGTTATGCCATCGATCAAGAAGATCTGGGCAAACGAATGGCAGGATCACTGGCGTCCGAAGCCCATCGATAATCGCGCTGTGCCCGGCGAGGCCGTGGCGGATTGA